A genomic region of Plasmodium malariae genome assembly, chromosome: 14 contains the following coding sequences:
- the PmUG01_14063000 gene encoding conserved Plasmodium protein, unknown function: MSSCKTIKSYGEVKKRKKLCVLNDELEEAKDYEQEDLDPELHDSLRGCIENDMKNIYFDGLTECDQNDYSADEDNFDKDDLSEETKRKKYYVYGRNFSDKDFDSEHVHKYYQHLPIYFDNPNVGSTSNFKKMYESNKIENLERNIREEDLYYPSVPINWKLYVCLFFDKKYNYENEEEKNIYDRFNKNIRHKYVLEFLSWVKLSTRIYQNTSKILMLFNLKKNNNIYGNILFFTSLNLHYANMFMKSNPYIKLGLCEELYLYSYESNNDHFLLGNFPNLFLQKNYLFIKFFNPQKLKEINSLYEKHMRFYITSNMIFKLGILKKVHKDNLKDIFLTTHQYLPITEDQTKSILSKFNAEFELLERCTAVQLDEHCRIRSITGAGERDGISGSGSTSSWDSTNSSSRCSGKSEHLPNDTEEGENQERYNSSCVAELNIVNCRDEEEAQEFLEKDPYTRCCFYESIFFSEVREVVPHIKYGEGYMPKMMNPNLKYKYELDTNLNPTECLEDKPEYLENRSMAEKKLANHEKVDFDILDTFIKLKYTNKEVEYEHWDVKESDTGVNGKFHANCALDMAEMEKKNLYISEKSLQGGILEKRRRGTASEMDRMDTMDRSDGNDRRSRSGRSSGAKVCRVKIVDYDNDYIDYICNVQRNKILYVKKNGKDKETTYTDSKSALGSNKSNNIYDILREDMKNPNIYKKKDILLIDNTLQFFDHFFFKDYLSGFVYISLPPGEYIEDAYLIKDEKNYDFTMFNNSLATQDDFLKRQNYQPRFLKGIWLKKEQSKILFYDKQNNALLFGTGIDKTFSWDKQVDDRVMKRALINMEIAMEKIRKGSSIIQDDITVHQETDRTIKEYTDEYTSVQKRFTSIHNHLKSSEGLEYLNPHIWEKTTDEHKKLMLDKERVQKLHSKFLKKLELYKASVDDDPFIQKAPSESDILSHSDKVEIHFL; this comes from the exons ATGTCTAGTTgtaaaactataaaaagCTATGgtgaagtaaaaaaaagaaaaaaactttGTGTTTTAAATGATGAACTAGAAGAAGCAAAAGATTATGAACAAGAAGACTTAGACCCCGAATTACATGATAGCTTACGTGGGTGTATTGAAAATGATatgaaaaacatttattttgatGGGCTGACAGAATGTGATCAAAATGATTACAGTGCTGATGAAGATAATTTTGATAAAGATGATTTAAGTGAAGAAacgaaaagaaagaaatattatgtatatggaAGAAATTTTAGTGATAAAGATTTTGACTCTGAAcatgttcataaatattatcaaCATTTGcctatatattttgataacCCAAATGTAGGCTCCACtagtaattttaaaaaaatgtatgaatcaaataaaattgaaaatttagAAAGAAATATAAGAGAAGAAGATTTATATTATCCTTCAGTACCAATTAACTGGAAATTATATGTTTGtctattttttgataaaaaatataattatgaaaatgaggaagaaaaaaatatatatgatcgatttaataaaaatatacggCATAAATATGTCTTAGAGTTCTTATCATGGGTCAAGTTATCAACAAGGATATATCAAAATACTTCAAAAATATTGATGCTatttaacttaaaaaaaaataataatatatatggtaatatacttttttttacttcattgAATTTACATTATGCTAATATGTTTATGAAATCAAATCCGTATATAAAACTAGGATTATgtgaagaattatatttgtattcgTATGAAAGTAATAATGACCATTTTCTCCTAGGTAATTTTCCTAATCtctttttgcaaaaaaattatttatttataaaattttttaatcctcaaaaattaaaggaaatCAATTCTTTATATGAAAAGCATATGAGGTTTTACATAACATCCAATATGATTTTTAAACTGGGTATATTGAAAAAAGTACACAAGGACAATTTGAAGGATATATTTTTGACTACTCATCAGTACTTGCCAATAACCGAGGATCAGACGAAGAGTATTCTATCCAAGTTTAACGCGGAATTTGAGCTCCTGGAGCGGTGCACAGCTGTTCAGCTAGACGAACACTGCCGGATAAGGAGCATCACCGGGGCAGGCGAAAGGGATGGTATCAGTGGTAGCGGTAGTACTAGCAGTTGGGATAGCACTAACAGTAGTAGCAGATGTAGTGGTAAAAGTGAGCATCTCCCGAATGATACCGAAGAGGGGGAAAACCAAGAAAGGTATAACTCTAGCTGCGTAGCAGAACTGAACATAGTAAATTGCCGAGATGAAGAAGAAGCGCAGGAATTTTTGGAAAAGGACCCATACACAAGATGCTGCTTCTATGagagtatttttttttccgaaGTGCGTGAAGTAGTTccacatataaaatatggaGAAGGGTATATGCCGAAAATGATGAATccaaatttaaaatataagtatgAACTTGACACCAACTTGAACCCAACAGAATGTTTAGAGGATAAACCGGAGTATTTAGAGAATAGAAGTATggcagaaaaaaaattagctaATCATGAGAAAGTGGATTTTGATATACTTGATACATTCATTAAGTTAAAATATACCAATAAAGAAGTCGAGTATGAACACTGGGATGTGAAGGAATCCGACACAGGTGTGAATGGAAAATTTCATGCGAATTGTGCACTAGATATGGcagaaatggaaaaaaaaaatttgtacatATCGGAAAAATCGCTACAAGGGGGTATTCTTGAAAAAAGGCGAAGAGGAACTGCAAGCGAAATGGATAGAATGGACACAATGGATAGAAGCGATGGAAATGATAGGAGAAGTCGAAGTGGACGTAGCTCCGGCGCGAAAGTATGCAGGGTAAAAATTGTTGACTATGATAACGACTACATTGATTACATTTGCAATGTGCAGCGAAACAAGATATTGTACGtaaagaaaaatggaaaagacAAGGAAACAACGTATACAGACTCGAAAAGTGCATTAGGTAGTAACAAGTCGAACaacatatatgatatattgaGAGAAGATATGAAAAACCCGaacatatataagaaaaaagacaTCCTATTAATAGATAACACATTGCAGTTTTttgatcattttttttttaaagattacTTGTCTGGTTTTGTTTACATTTCTCTACCTCCAGGGGAATATATTGAAGAtgcatatttaataaaagatgaaaaaaattatgatttcACTATGTTTAATAATTCCTTAGCTACTCAAgatgattttttaaaaagacaAAATTATCAACCCAGGTTTTTAAAAGGAATATGGTTAAAAAAGGAGCAAtcaaaaattcttttttatgataaacaGAACAATGCTTTACTCTTTGGAACTGGAATTGACAAAACTTTTTCATGGGACAAACAAGTTGATGATCGTGTTATGAAGAGAGCTTTAATTAATATGGAAATAGCTAtggaaaaaattagaaaaggTAGTTCCATTATACAAGATGATATTACTGTTCATCAGGAAACAGATCGAACAATTAAGGAGTACACGGATGAGTACACCTCTGTTCAAAAAAGGTTTACATCCATTCACAATCATTTGAAATCCTCTGAAG GCCTTGAATATTTAAACCCACACATTTGGGAAAAGACAACAGATGAGCACAAGAAGTTAATGCTAGATAAAGAAAGAGTCCAAAAACTACATtcgaaatttttaaaaaaactgGAGTTGTATAAAGCTTCAGTGGATGACGATCCTTTTATTCAAAAGGCGCCATCAGAAAGTGATATTCTGAGTCATTCGGACAAAGTGGAAATTCATTTTCTGTGA